CTTTCAGCTTCGACATTGCGGACGCAATTATCGCTGGGTCTTGTCCACGGATCACAATGTTTGCGCCGTACTTTCCGTCTTTTTGGAAGGGATATGAACCGATAGATAGGTCCGAAAACTCATCTGCCAATTTGCCCAACGGTCCCGCGATATCCCCTTCGCCGCGATCAATACGCAAGGTCTCAGAGATCAGTGGTGCGCCGCCTGTAAGTGTCGGAAGGACGGTGGCGACCATCGCCTGAAACACAGACGGCACGCCAGCCATCACATGAACGTTTCGTACCGTGAACCCCGGTGCAATGCTCACGGGATTGTCGATCAGTGTTGCACTGTCTGGAATGCGCGCCATACGCAAACGCGCATCGTTCATCTCATGTCCGTTTTTGTCGTAATGTGCCTGCAGTAGCGCCCGCGCGTCGTCGCGCACATCGATATGATCATCAAACGCCGCTGCGATGCAATCCGCTGTAATGTCATCATGGGTCGGTCCAATACCGCCGGATGTGAACACAGTATCAAATGCGGCGCTAAGCGATTTCACGGCGGCAATAATCGCTGGCGCATCGTCACTCACAAAACGGACCTCAACGAGGTCAATTCCCGCTTCTGTAAGCTGTCCCGCAAGATGATACATATTCGCATCGCGCGTGCGTCCTGAGAGGATTTCGTCGCCGATAACGAGCATCGCGGCAGTTGGATTGGGCATACGGGTTCTCCTGCTTTCTTGAATGGTATAAATGCGCCCCATGCGCTTTGCCACTCCCCTTGTTTCCGCCCGTCTAATCCGTCGCTACATGCGTTTCCTGTCTGATATGGAACTAGAAGACGGCAGCGTTGTGAAGGCCCACTGCCCCAACCCCGGTTCAATGATGGGATTGAAGGACGAAGGCATACGCGTCTGGATTGAGGGCAACGATGATCCCAAGAAAAAACTCGACTGGGGCTGGCGCTTGATTGAGCTAGATGATGCATTTGTTGGGATCGACACGGGGGCCGCAAATGGCATCGTCGCGGAAGCATTGTCGAACGGCATCGCGGACCTTGGCGAGTACGAAACGATCCGCCCAGAAGTAAAATACCGCGAGAAAAGCCGAGTGGATTTCTTGCTAAGCGCAGAGGGGCGGCGCGATTGCTACCTTGAGGTCAAGTCAGTGACCTTATCACGCGAAACAGGGCTGGCTGAATTTCCTGACAGCGTAACTGCACGCGGGGCCAAGCATCTTGGGGATCTGGCTGCGATGGTCGAACAAGGGCACCGCGCGGTGCTGCTGTTCTTGGTCCAACGCACGGATTGCACGCATGTGACGCTTGCCGCCGATCTGGACCCAACCTACGCCGCCGCGTTCAAATCCGCATTGGCTGCGGGGGTAGAGGTGATGTGTTTTGACTGCACTATATCTCCAGAAGGAATATCACTGGCGAACCGTTTGCCATTTGGCTGAACAGGCCTTCGACGATCGTTTTTTGACCAAGATGAAGCAAGGGGTTTAGAAACGTGGATGTTTGTCCTATTTGGAACATAAGCAAGAAGGATAATCGGTTTGAATAGTTCAAAAGCACGGCTGACCAAAGATGGTATTCGTCTCTATGACGTTGCTGAATTTGATGGAATGCGAAACGCAGGCCGTTTGGCCGCCGAAATTCTGGATCGCATCGCTGAACACGTGACACCGGGTCAGTCCACCGGTGAACTTGATCGCTTGATCACGCAATGGGTCGACGAGGCCGGCGCGACGTCCGCAACGATCGGCTATAAAGGGTACCAACACGCGAGCTGTATCAGCGTGAACCACGTCGTTTGCCACGGCATCCCGGGTGAAAAGGCGCTGAAGTCCGGCGATATCATCAACATCGATGTTACCGTAATTGTGGACGGTTGGTTCGGCGATACGAGCCGGATGTACGTTGCAGGTGGCAAACCGAGCGTTAAGGCGAAGCGGCTAATCGACGTGACCCATGATGCGCTAATGCGGTCTATCGAGGTGGCGAAACCGGGCAATACATTCGGCGACATCGGCCACGCGATCCAAACCTATGTTGAAGCACAGCGTATGTCTGTCGTACGCGATTTTTGTGGCCACGGCCTTGGGCTTGTTTTCCACGCACCACCCAATGTGCTTCATTACGGGCGTGCGGGAACTGGGCCAATGCTGGAAGAAGGCATGATCT
This Octadecabacter temperatus DNA region includes the following protein-coding sequences:
- a CDS encoding competence/damage-inducible protein A, which gives rise to MPNPTAAMLVIGDEILSGRTRDANMYHLAGQLTEAGIDLVEVRFVSDDAPAIIAAVKSLSAAFDTVFTSGGIGPTHDDITADCIAAAFDDHIDVRDDARALLQAHYDKNGHEMNDARLRMARIPDSATLIDNPVSIAPGFTVRNVHVMAGVPSVFQAMVATVLPTLTGGAPLISETLRIDRGEGDIAGPLGKLADEFSDLSIGSYPFQKDGKYGANIVIRGQDPAIIASAMSKLKAAFPV
- the map gene encoding type I methionyl aminopeptidase, with translation MNSSKARLTKDGIRLYDVAEFDGMRNAGRLAAEILDRIAEHVTPGQSTGELDRLITQWVDEAGATSATIGYKGYQHASCISVNHVVCHGIPGEKALKSGDIINIDVTVIVDGWFGDTSRMYVAGGKPSVKAKRLIDVTHDALMRSIEVAKPGNTFGDIGHAIQTYVEAQRMSVVRDFCGHGLGLVFHAPPNVLHYGRAGTGPMLEEGMIFTIEPMVNLGRPETKILADDWTAVTRDKSLSAQFEHSIGITATGAEIFTLSPAHKFHPTF
- the sfsA gene encoding DNA/RNA nuclease SfsA, with the protein product MRFATPLVSARLIRRYMRFLSDMELEDGSVVKAHCPNPGSMMGLKDEGIRVWIEGNDDPKKKLDWGWRLIELDDAFVGIDTGAANGIVAEALSNGIADLGEYETIRPEVKYREKSRVDFLLSAEGRRDCYLEVKSVTLSRETGLAEFPDSVTARGAKHLGDLAAMVEQGHRAVLLFLVQRTDCTHVTLAADLDPTYAAAFKSALAAGVEVMCFDCTISPEGISLANRLPFG